Proteins encoded together in one Candidatus Desulfatibia profunda window:
- a CDS encoding cobalamin-binding protein, protein MNHRTLKIIAVIALVLSLAITKPAAAKTVKDQLGRMVDVPDEPRRVVALAPSITEIVFALGQEDRLKGVTIYSDFPPAATVLPKVGSYIRLDLERIVALKPDLCIAVKDGNPKAIAQRLELLKIPVYAVNPRNLETVMQTVLEIGRLLNADEKANVLVQNMRSRILKVQSLVAKTTYRPRVFFQIGIVPIVSIGTDTFIHELIVLAGGKNLAAGAVAYPRFSQEQVLALSPEVFIITSMTRAAVFEQVKAEWSRWPDMPAVRNRRILLEDSNLFDRPTPRLVDALELLVRRIHPELFKEAD, encoded by the coding sequence ATGAACCATCGAACGCTGAAAATCATTGCGGTAATTGCCCTGGTGCTCTCTTTGGCCATAACGAAACCGGCTGCCGCCAAAACCGTGAAGGATCAGTTGGGCCGCATGGTCGATGTCCCGGATGAACCCAGGCGAGTTGTGGCCCTGGCCCCCAGTATCACCGAAATCGTTTTTGCCCTTGGCCAGGAAGATCGTTTAAAAGGTGTGACCATCTACAGCGACTTTCCGCCCGCAGCCACCGTACTCCCCAAAGTGGGCTCTTATATCCGTCTTGATCTGGAAAGAATCGTGGCGTTAAAACCCGATCTTTGTATCGCTGTCAAGGACGGCAATCCCAAAGCAATAGCCCAGCGCCTGGAATTACTGAAAATACCTGTTTATGCGGTCAATCCCAGAAATCTGGAAACGGTCATGCAAACGGTGCTGGAAATCGGCAGGCTGCTGAATGCCGACGAAAAAGCAAATGTTCTGGTGCAGAACATGCGTTCCCGGATTCTGAAGGTTCAGTCTTTGGTCGCCAAAACCACGTATCGTCCCCGGGTTTTTTTCCAGATCGGCATTGTTCCCATTGTCTCCATTGGAACGGACACTTTTATCCACGAACTGATCGTTCTGGCCGGGGGGAAAAACCTTGCCGCCGGAGCCGTTGCCTACCCGCGCTTCAGCCAGGAGCAAGTTCTGGCGCTTTCTCCGGAAGTCTTTATTATCACTTCCATGACGCGGGCGGCGGTGTTCGAGCAGGTCAAAGCCGAATGGAGCCGTTGGCCGGATATGCCTGCGGTTCGCAACCGGCGTATTCTGCTGGAAGATTCCAATCTTTTCGACCGTCCTACCCCGCGGCTGGTGGATGCACTTGAGTTGCTGGTAAGAAGGATTCATCCCGAACTTTTTAAGGAAGCCGATTGA